In Antedon mediterranea chromosome 10, ecAntMedi1.1, whole genome shotgun sequence, one genomic interval encodes:
- the LOC140060451 gene encoding melatonin receptor type 1B-B-like, translating into MQNKLEIMTTTGQDYTAYRNYTTNYQSWTITDKMDTKWPSPTVQSPSTISSQFLRPSILHQYIELSLLFIIMVIGILGNLLVLVVYYKNRHRKQSTANYFLCSLALSDLIVCIAVIPIHFYLEITSIYRVLKDTECQVSLFIWNQTLLCSSWILVGISIDRYFAIRYPLETKINAKKAKIMIIGIWAMSVLVASPSLEIFVGPRCTLMKTNEFPLFFITAMLHSLVAMWIPLVIIVAAYLQIFYLLSTRNKHSRRQLGCERLINDTRTKVAKRLFLVIIVYIICWLPRAVLEIHWSFTAVERISDSTSRALILYLIQYFLPYLNSLLNPVMYSMINKSFRKHCRRIVCCYYKCFCCRKARTAYALKKTSLLLRLNSSFKNTQFRKESTWL; encoded by the coding sequence ATGCAAAACAAATTAGAAATAATGACCACTACAGGACAGGATTACACAGCATACCGAAACTATACTACAAATTACCAAAGCTGGACAATTACCGACAAAATGGACACAAAATGGCCGTCACCAACGGTACAGTCACCCAGTACCATATCTTCTCAATTTCTTCGACCTAGCATACTCCATCAATATATTGAATTATCACTTTTATTTATCATCATGGTAATTGGAATTCTGGGTAATTTACTTGTATTGGTAGTTTATTATAAGAATCGGCATCGAAAGCAGTCAACCGCGAATTACTTCCTGTGCAGTTTGGCGTTATCCGACTTGATTGTTTGTATCGCAGTAATACCAATACACTTTTACTTGGAAATTACTAGTATTTACCGTGTTCTCAAAGACACGGAATGCCAAGTCTCACTTTTTATTTGGAACCAAACTTTACTCTGCTCGTCATGGATTCTAGTTGGAATATCTATTGATCGTTACTTTGCAATTCGCTATCCGCTGGAGACAAAAATTAATGCGAAAAAAGCAAAAATAATGATTATCGGTATATGGGCAATGTCGGTTCTTGTGGCCTCTCCATCATTAGAGATCTTTGTAGGCCCACGGTGCACACTTATGAAAACGAATGAATTTCCGCTGTTCTTCATAACCGCAATGCTACATTCATTAGTTGCAATGTGGATCCCGCTTGTCATAATTGTAGCTGcgtatttacaaatattttatttgctaTCAACGAGAAACAAACATTCAAGAAGACAACTCGGCTGCGAAAGACTTATAAACGATACAAGGACAAAAGTTGCTAAGCGACTTTTTCTCGTTATTATTGTGTACATTATCTGTTGGTTACCACGAGCAGTACTCGAAATACATTGGAGTTTCACCGCGGTTGAACGAATATCGGATTCTACAAGTCGGGCGTTGATCCTTtaccttatacagtattttttgcCATATTTAAATTCTCTTTTAAACCCTGTCATGTACTCGATGATAAATAAATCGTTTCGGAAACATTGCAGAAGAATCGTATGTTGTTATTACAAATGTTTCTGCTGCAGGAAAGCACGGACTGCGTATGCGCTTAAAAAAACTAGTTTACTGTTGCGTCTAAACAGCAGTTTTAAGAACACTCAGTTTCGTAAAGAATCAACATGGCTCTGA